A single genomic interval of Sporomusaceae bacterium harbors:
- a CDS encoding diguanylate cyclase — protein MKVQIPYCEDRPSTQAAALRESEERFRLVFENAPIGMVIADLKGRFMRVNQAMADILGYSVDQLAAMDFASITHPEDLTKDMFMVGELLHGKKPRFVMEKRYQRRDGEIINVTIHVSLVRDARRRPRYFIAQIVDITERKRYEQTIKHLAYHDPLTGLPNRVMLRDKLAVALAQARVNKDMLAVIFLDLDRFKIINDTLGHYIGDQALRLIAERLVGAVRGSDIVARLGGDEFTVLLPGIGDERDVFTVLRKLMEAVQQPMRLEDREFSVSASVGLALFPRDGQDSEELLQVADKAMYGSKKRKGIES, from the coding sequence ATGAAAGTTCAGATCCCGTACTGTGAGGACCGCCCCAGTACGCAGGCGGCTGCTCTGCGGGAGAGCGAGGAACGGTTCCGGCTGGTGTTCGAAAACGCCCCCATCGGCATGGTCATCGCCGACCTGAAAGGCCGTTTCATGAGGGTCAATCAGGCAATGGCCGACATCCTGGGCTATTCGGTCGACCAACTGGCGGCGATGGATTTCGCCAGCATCACCCACCCCGAAGATCTCACCAAAGACATGTTCATGGTGGGCGAACTGCTGCACGGCAAAAAACCGCGCTTTGTCATGGAAAAGCGTTACCAGCGCAGGGACGGCGAAATAATCAACGTCACCATCCACGTTTCCCTCGTCCGCGACGCCAGGCGGCGGCCGCGGTACTTCATCGCCCAGATCGTCGACATAACAGAACGCAAACGGTACGAGCAGACGATAAAGCACCTTGCCTACCACGACCCCCTCACCGGCCTGCCCAACAGAGTTATGCTGCGGGACAAGCTCGCCGTCGCCCTCGCCCAGGCACGGGTCAACAAAGACATGCTGGCTGTGATCTTCCTCGACCTCGACCGCTTCAAAATCATCAACGACACCCTCGGCCACTACATCGGCGACCAGGCCCTGCGGCTCATCGCCGAACGGCTGGTGGGCGCGGTGCGCGGCAGCGACATCGTCGCCCGGCTCGGCGGCGACGAATTCACCGTTCTCCTGCCCGGCATCGGCGACGAGCGCGACGTTTTCACCGTTCTGCGCAAACTGATGGAAGCCGTCCAGCAGCCGATGCGGCTCGAAGACCGCGAATTCTCCGTCAGCGCCAGCGTCGGCCTCGCCCTCTTCCCCCGCGACGGACAAGACAGCGAGGAACTGCTGCAGGTGGCGGATAAGGCGATGTATGGGTCCAAAAAACGCAAGGGAATTGAATCCTGA
- a CDS encoding GDSL-type esterase/lipase family protein, with protein MGTTTIVAVGDSLTYGYPYPPEYSWVRIAGERLGVRIVNKGICGETTGDMRRRFAVDVAALGPDCAIVSGGSNDAFLGLAAAEVADNIAAMAAAARTAGIKPIIGLPPPVDYREETLLAEYRRFLRIFAAENALPVLDFHAALVDAVSGGLRNGLHTDGVHPNEDGYALMAAAAVVALKKILSP; from the coding sequence ATGGGCACAACGACAATCGTCGCCGTCGGCGATTCACTGACCTATGGCTACCCATACCCGCCCGAATACTCTTGGGTGAGGATCGCCGGCGAACGCCTCGGGGTACGGATAGTCAACAAAGGGATATGCGGCGAGACGACCGGGGATATGCGCCGGCGGTTCGCCGTCGACGTCGCCGCCCTCGGACCGGACTGCGCAATCGTCAGCGGCGGTTCCAACGACGCCTTTCTGGGCCTGGCGGCGGCCGAAGTTGCCGATAACATCGCCGCCATGGCGGCCGCGGCCCGAACGGCCGGCATCAAACCGATCATCGGCCTGCCGCCGCCGGTGGACTACCGGGAAGAAACCCTGCTGGCCGAATACCGTCGCTTCCTGAGAATCTTTGCGGCCGAAAACGCCCTGCCGGTGCTCGACTTCCACGCCGCCCTTGTCGATGCGGTTTCCGGCGGTCTGCGGAACGGCCTGCACACCGACGGCGTCCACCCCAACGAGGACGGTTACGCGCTCATGGCCGCCGCCGCCGTCGTCGCCCTCAAAAAAATCCTGTCACCCTGA
- a CDS encoding citrate:proton symporter produces the protein MLSLWGFCIIAALLILIMTKRASVIVALVAVPAVFGALAGFGPKLGAFAFDGIKSVAPVGVMLTFAILYFGVMNDTGMFDPAIKRIVRYGGGDPVKVAVGTAVIAMLAHLDGSGASTFLIAVPALLPIYDKLGMDRKVLACIVALGAGTMNMLPWGGPTLRAATSLHLNMTELFNPVIPAQLAGLAAVIFFSYLLGRRERSRLGVIKLDSESGAPAEEEKVDPLKRPKLVWFNIILTIAAIVALVEGKLIPLPVVFMVALVIALVVNYPDVKMQQERIVAQGKSAVFMIAIIFAAGIFTGILTKSGMIKAMAGTLVAIVPKTLGGHLPVLTAVTSMPASLLFDPDSYYFGILPVLATAAEAMGVAKIEVARAAILGQMTTGFPISPLTASTFLLVGLAGVDLGDHQKFTIPFAFGVTIVMTIVAVLTGAFGL, from the coding sequence ATGCTATCTTTATGGGGCTTTTGTATCATCGCGGCGTTATTGATTTTAATCATGACAAAGAGGGCCTCGGTCATAGTCGCGCTTGTCGCGGTGCCGGCCGTGTTCGGCGCGCTGGCGGGCTTCGGGCCTAAACTGGGGGCGTTCGCTTTTGACGGGATCAAAAGCGTAGCGCCGGTAGGCGTAATGCTGACGTTCGCAATTCTCTATTTCGGGGTAATGAACGATACAGGCATGTTCGACCCTGCTATCAAAAGAATCGTCAGGTACGGCGGCGGCGACCCGGTCAAAGTCGCCGTGGGCACCGCGGTTATAGCCATGCTGGCGCACCTTGACGGCTCGGGCGCTTCCACCTTCCTGATCGCCGTGCCGGCTTTGCTGCCGATTTACGACAAACTGGGCATGGACAGAAAAGTGCTGGCATGCATCGTCGCACTGGGAGCGGGGACAATGAACATGCTGCCGTGGGGCGGCCCGACACTGCGTGCGGCGACTTCCCTGCACCTTAATATGACGGAATTGTTCAACCCCGTCATCCCCGCCCAGTTGGCCGGCCTGGCCGCCGTAATATTCTTTTCCTACCTGCTGGGGCGCAGGGAGCGGTCGCGTCTGGGAGTTATCAAGCTTGACAGCGAAAGCGGCGCTCCCGCCGAAGAGGAAAAAGTGGACCCGCTCAAACGTCCTAAGCTCGTCTGGTTCAACATCATCCTTACTATCGCAGCCATCGTCGCCCTGGTCGAAGGCAAACTGATACCGCTGCCCGTCGTATTCATGGTGGCGCTGGTAATCGCCCTGGTGGTCAACTACCCGGATGTCAAAATGCAGCAGGAGCGTATCGTCGCCCAAGGAAAATCGGCCGTATTCATGATCGCCATCATCTTTGCGGCCGGCATCTTCACCGGCATCCTTACGAAATCGGGCATGATCAAGGCGATGGCCGGCACGCTTGTGGCAATAGTGCCCAAAACGCTCGGCGGTCATCTGCCCGTCCTGACCGCCGTCACCTCCATGCCGGCGAGCCTCCTCTTCGACCCGGATTCCTATTACTTCGGGATTCTGCCTGTTCTGGCCACGGCTGCCGAGGCGATGGGCGTCGCGAAAATAGAAGTCGCCCGCGCGGCCATCCTCGGACAGATGACCACCGGTTTCCCGATAAGTCCGCTGACGGCTTCGACTTTCCTGCTGGTCGGCCTCGCCGGCGTCGACCTTGGCGACCATCAGAAATTCACCATCCCCTTCGCGTTCGGGGTAACGATCGTGATGACGATTGTTGCGGTTCTGACCGGGGCTTTCGGCTTGTAA
- a CDS encoding zinc-ribbon domain-containing protein yields MLEEDKRNNKGATDKQEDKAMRICPSCGAELPDGANFCANCGAPQAAPQETAPAPVGERWETCEIVAAAAGEKWSPLFPSDYIQFKAQTGGPEGGDTVRESAQVKAGLSDYYQANKQNKRHVKAVEELTAALTAAGWERSGKGQAWFSLRFRRRLG; encoded by the coding sequence ATGTTGGAAGAGGACAAACGCAATAATAAGGGAGCGACCGACAAGCAGGAGGACAAGGCGATGAGAATATGCCCGAGCTGCGGCGCCGAACTGCCGGACGGCGCCAATTTCTGCGCCAATTGCGGCGCCCCCCAGGCAGCCCCGCAGGAGACGGCCCCGGCGCCGGTCGGGGAGCGCTGGGAGACGTGCGAAATCGTTGCGGCGGCGGCGGGGGAGAAGTGGAGCCCCCTCTTTCCCAGCGACTATATCCAGTTCAAGGCTCAGACCGGGGGGCCTGAGGGCGGGGACACCGTCCGCGAATCGGCCCAGGTAAAGGCCGGTTTGAGCGACTACTACCAGGCGAACAAGCAAAACAAGCGCCACGTCAAAGCGGTGGAGGAACTGACGGCCGCGCTTACCGCCGCCGGCTGGGAACGGTCCGGCAAGGGTCAGGCGTGGTTCAGCCTGCGGTTCCGCCGTCGCCTGGGCTGA
- a CDS encoding YmaF family protein, whose product MTDSEALRRPPGEDREDRHMVHVHVFNTLTLVANDHQHIVQGVTGPARCAGTSHIHRMRVRTSFYDGHWHWFDVMTGPAVETMDGGHVHPYEGETSYDDGHSHDVADTTAQAPSLLEEEEDLDEMPVVAANTNKKNKGNKR is encoded by the coding sequence ATGACCGACAGCGAAGCGCTCCGCCGCCCCCCCGGCGAAGACCGTGAAGACCGTCATATGGTTCATGTCCATGTTTTCAATACATTGACGCTGGTTGCCAACGACCATCAGCACATCGTCCAGGGCGTCACCGGGCCGGCCAGATGCGCAGGTACATCCCACATCCACCGCATGCGGGTCAGAACCTCGTTCTACGACGGCCACTGGCACTGGTTCGACGTCATGACCGGACCGGCCGTCGAAACGATGGACGGCGGACATGTGCACCCCTACGAAGGCGAGACGAGCTACGACGACGGCCACAGCCACGATGTCGCCGACACTACCGCTCAGGCTCCCAGCCTGCTGGAGGAAGAAGAAGATCTCGACGAGATGCCGGTAGTAGCGGCAAACACCAACAAGAAAAACAAGGGCAACAAACGCTGA
- a CDS encoding GNAT family N-acetyltransferase: MAYRIQENCQGIDWDVVYEIMTVSRMASRPLEQVRLAFENSYRVVFVFEGDQMIGIGRAISDGAYEAALYDVAVRPEYRGKGIGKLIVTTIQEGVPGMDMIFFAMPGVENFYRSMGYVKMLTGMAKFVRAEAMREKGFTD; this comes from the coding sequence ATGGCGTATCGGATTCAGGAAAACTGCCAGGGGATCGATTGGGATGTCGTATATGAGATAATGACCGTCTCCAGGATGGCTTCGCGTCCGCTGGAGCAGGTACGGCTGGCGTTCGAGAACAGCTACCGGGTGGTGTTCGTGTTCGAAGGCGATCAGATGATCGGCATCGGGCGGGCGATTTCGGACGGAGCTTACGAGGCGGCGCTTTACGATGTCGCCGTGCGCCCCGAATACCGGGGCAAAGGGATCGGCAAGCTGATCGTGACGACAATCCAGGAAGGGGTTCCAGGCATGGATATGATCTTTTTCGCCATGCCGGGAGTGGAGAATTTTTACCGGTCGATGGGCTATGTGAAAATGCTGACCGGCATGGCCAAGTTTGTCCGCGCGGAGGCCATGCGGGAAAAGGGCTTCACCGACTGA
- a CDS encoding sigma 54-interacting transcriptional regulator, with amino-acid sequence MSAKNILDAASLAKWSIDIFDSLNEGLLIADKDGIVQYVNKQYLRIIGKKAEEILFRKLVEVRPGAILPTVIKTGQGMNGVYRTDGKVEYVVDMSPIIVAGEIIGGVSIIRDITEVQKLSEELNRAQNRLRDLQGTVKEILSAIYTFDDLIYGNPEFRACVALAERAAVSDASILLQGESGTGKELIAQGIHNASARKHRPFVAINCAAVPVNLLESELFGYTEGAFTGTKKGGKPGLLHLADGGTLFLDEIGDMGNDLQAKLLRVLQEKRIRRVGDLGEKAIDIRVICATHQDLELMVEKKNFREDLYYRINVFQIILPPLRKRREDIPLLARHFADSRASAKKKHFKISAEVEKIFLAYDWPGNIRELKNAIEFACNVITGDEILPEHLPRRILAQAGLDRINAGGTLAQRVKEFERQNILQLLEAHGENTDGKKKVAAILGISIASLYRRLHNYHK; translated from the coding sequence ATGAGCGCCAAAAACATCCTTGACGCAGCCTCGCTTGCAAAATGGTCGATAGATATTTTCGATTCTCTGAACGAAGGCCTGCTGATCGCCGACAAAGACGGAATAGTCCAGTACGTCAACAAACAATACCTGCGCATCATCGGCAAAAAAGCCGAGGAAATCCTTTTCCGCAAGCTCGTCGAAGTGAGGCCCGGAGCCATACTGCCGACGGTCATCAAGACTGGGCAGGGCATGAACGGCGTCTACCGCACCGACGGTAAAGTCGAATACGTTGTCGATATGTCGCCGATCATCGTGGCCGGAGAAATAATCGGCGGGGTTTCGATTATCAGGGATATCACCGAGGTACAGAAACTGTCGGAAGAACTCAACAGGGCGCAAAACAGGCTAAGAGACCTGCAGGGAACGGTAAAGGAAATCCTCAGCGCCATATATACCTTTGACGACCTGATATACGGCAATCCCGAATTTCGCGCCTGCGTAGCGCTGGCCGAACGCGCCGCGGTGTCGGACGCCAGCATCCTTCTGCAGGGCGAAAGCGGCACCGGCAAAGAACTCATAGCTCAGGGGATTCACAACGCAAGCGCCAGGAAGCATCGGCCTTTCGTCGCCATAAACTGTGCCGCTGTTCCGGTCAATTTGCTCGAGAGCGAGCTTTTCGGTTACACGGAAGGGGCGTTTACCGGCACCAAGAAGGGCGGGAAACCCGGCCTCCTGCATCTTGCCGACGGCGGAACACTGTTTTTGGATGAAATAGGCGACATGGGCAACGACCTGCAGGCCAAACTGCTGCGGGTCCTCCAGGAGAAAAGGATAAGGCGGGTCGGGGATCTGGGGGAGAAAGCGATAGATATACGCGTCATTTGCGCGACTCATCAGGACCTGGAACTCATGGTGGAAAAGAAGAACTTCCGCGAAGACCTATATTATCGGATAAACGTATTCCAGATAATCCTGCCGCCCCTGAGAAAGCGCAGGGAGGACATCCCTCTCCTGGCGCGTCACTTCGCGGACAGCCGCGCATCGGCGAAAAAGAAGCACTTCAAAATCAGTGCCGAGGTGGAAAAAATCTTCCTGGCGTACGACTGGCCCGGAAATATCCGCGAATTGAAAAACGCGATCGAATTCGCCTGCAATGTCATCACCGGCGACGAAATACTGCCCGAACACTTGCCACGCCGAATTCTGGCGCAGGCGGGCCTGGACCGGATTAACGCCGGCGGTACTTTGGCCCAGCGCGTCAAAGAGTTCGAACGGCAAAACATCCTGCAACTGCTTGAGGCGCACGGCGAGAACACCGACGGGAAGAAAAAAGTCGCCGCCATTCTGGGCATTTCGATCGCCAGCCTGTACCGCCGACTGCATAATTATCATAAATGA
- a CDS encoding acyclic terpene utilization AtuA family protein has product MKKIRLGAGAGYSGDRIEPAVELAEKGDIQYLCFECLAERTIAIAQQAKMKDPAAGYDALLAARMEAVLPVCRQKGIKIITNMGAANPEAGAQKIKEVAQKLGIRGLKIAAVSGDDVLETIRAQEYKIEETGEQLSTIKDKLVSANAYLGAEPIIEALKGGADIVITGRVADPALFLAPLAYEFGWSPDDWDLLGKATVIGHLMECAGQITGGYFADPGYKDVPGIGHLGFPIAEVNADGTAVITKVAEAGGMVTLATCKEQLLYEIHNPAAYFTPDVVADFTDVQMTEIAKDHVKIAGGKGIPKTDFLKVSIGYVDSYIGEGQISYAGPGAAARGQLALDIVKERLGLMGVKVSEIRFDLIGVNSLHAASLSAGHEPYEVRARVAGRTQNMKEAVRIGNEVETLYTNGPAGGAGAWKTAREVVAMVSILIPRSLVKYSVKYEVV; this is encoded by the coding sequence ATGAAAAAGATTCGGCTTGGCGCAGGAGCAGGCTACTCCGGCGACAGGATTGAACCTGCCGTTGAACTGGCGGAAAAAGGGGATATCCAGTATCTGTGCTTCGAATGTCTGGCGGAGAGAACGATTGCCATTGCTCAGCAGGCGAAAATGAAAGACCCGGCGGCAGGGTATGACGCTCTGCTGGCCGCGCGGATGGAAGCCGTCCTGCCGGTTTGCCGCCAAAAGGGCATAAAAATAATCACCAACATGGGAGCCGCCAACCCGGAGGCAGGTGCGCAGAAAATCAAGGAAGTTGCGCAAAAGCTCGGCATCAGGGGCCTGAAAATCGCCGCCGTAAGCGGTGACGATGTTCTTGAAACCATCCGTGCGCAAGAATACAAGATAGAAGAGACGGGCGAACAGCTTTCCACCATCAAGGATAAACTGGTCTCGGCCAACGCGTATCTTGGCGCCGAGCCGATCATCGAGGCCCTTAAGGGCGGAGCGGACATCGTAATCACCGGCCGTGTGGCCGACCCAGCCTTGTTCCTGGCGCCTCTGGCGTACGAATTCGGCTGGTCGCCGGATGACTGGGACTTACTGGGCAAAGCCACTGTAATTGGCCACCTGATGGAGTGCGCCGGTCAGATCACCGGGGGATATTTCGCCGACCCTGGCTACAAAGACGTCCCAGGTATCGGCCATCTTGGCTTCCCAATCGCCGAAGTAAATGCAGACGGCACCGCGGTTATCACAAAAGTAGCCGAGGCCGGCGGCATGGTCACCCTGGCAACCTGCAAAGAGCAACTGCTGTACGAAATACACAATCCGGCCGCCTACTTCACGCCCGACGTAGTGGCCGATTTCACCGACGTGCAAATGACGGAAATCGCAAAAGATCATGTAAAAATAGCCGGGGGCAAAGGGATTCCGAAGACCGACTTCTTGAAAGTCTCCATCGGCTATGTCGACAGCTATATCGGCGAGGGGCAGATAAGTTACGCCGGCCCGGGCGCCGCCGCCCGCGGCCAGCTGGCGCTCGACATCGTGAAAGAACGGCTTGGTCTCATGGGAGTAAAGGTTTCGGAAATCCGGTTCGATCTTATCGGCGTCAACTCCCTCCATGCCGCCAGCCTGTCGGCCGGACACGAACCGTACGAAGTTCGCGCGCGGGTCGCCGGCCGGACGCAAAACATGAAAGAAGCCGTTCGCATCGGCAATGAAGTCGAAACCCTGTACACCAACGGTCCGGCCGGGGGTGCCGGAGCATGGAAAACGGCGAGAGAAGTAGTGGCGATGGTTTCGATCCTTATACCCAGGTCGCTGGTCAAATACTCTGTCAAGTACGAGGTGGTATGA
- a CDS encoding cupin domain-containing protein produces MSRKFIKNIDFGKALDLAGLVDYQPGRVVSLTLVQNEALSMTLFAFAKDEGVSTHSAPGDAMVYIIDGQAEITIGGEKLAAVAGQTVVMPADIPHGLEATENFKMLLILVKQ; encoded by the coding sequence ATGAGCAGAAAGTTTATCAAGAATATCGATTTCGGCAAGGCGCTCGATCTCGCGGGACTGGTGGATTACCAGCCGGGACGGGTGGTGAGCCTGACGCTGGTCCAGAACGAGGCGCTGAGCATGACGCTGTTTGCATTTGCAAAGGATGAAGGGGTAAGCACTCACTCGGCGCCAGGGGACGCGATGGTTTATATCATCGACGGCCAGGCAGAGATCACGATCGGCGGGGAGAAGCTCGCCGCCGTCGCCGGACAGACGGTGGTGATGCCAGCCGATATCCCCCACGGGCTGGAGGCCACGGAGAATTTCAAGATGCTGCTGATTCTTGTCAAACAGTAG